The genomic stretch AACGGCAGCTCTTCTAGCGGTGATTCTGGATTCCAAATACCTTTTTCTTGTGCTCTTGCTTGCGCAACAGCTTGCTGAAAGCTGGCGTATTCATCCGGACTACCAATTGGTGAAATGAAGTACGTAACCGCAAATCCTTCTTTCACCAATTCCAGATTCATGTTTTCTCCATCAGCGGTAATAACTTGTGCTAGCAGGCGGCCGTAGTTATCAGTTGGCTCCCCCCCTACTTTAAGCGTGATTTCTTCGCCTGCTGCCAACTTCGATTTTAGGAAGTTAGAAGCTTCTTTTCCGTGATTCAGCTGATTTTGATCCAATTCATTTTTGACGGAATGGAATGTTTCCGGTGTATCTGCGTTTACGAAACGGACACGATCAGATCCCAGTACAGGCTCCTGCAAACGAATTGTGTCTCCATCTGTAACGGATTTTACAACAGCTTGGTACGTACTAGCTGTTTCTGGCGCATCTGGCTGTTCTGCTGCCAACTCGATGTCATCCGCTTTGCGCGGCAGAATTTGATAGCTGTCATATTGACTTAGAATACCAGTAACGGTATACCACTTTCCTTCTTCCACAGTACTAGTATTTAACGCAGACTCCATTACGCGAACTGTAATAGATTCATAGTTTTCATTCAGGAACTGAATATTATATCCGCCGCCAGCTGGGCTGTCAGGAATATCCTTAATATAGCCTGTTACTTGAACAAGCTTGCCTTCAGCTGGTTCAGCCGTCTCTTCCGCTTGAAGCTGACTGATTGTTAACTCTTCGGCTGATGGTACTTCATTATCAGCAGAAACGACTGTTACGCCATCTGCTGCCGGGCTTATCTCTGTCAGCCCTTTATAGCTAGTAATTTCTCCAGTAACTTGGATACGGTCGCCTTCTTTTATGTCAGGAAAAGCAGTGGCATCGCTATGATATACATTAATACCAGCTGATTCATCCTGCACAAAAGTGGATAACTTACCACCGCCGATACTTGCATTATCAGCTGTTGCGATTCCTTCTACCGTTACTGTTTCACCTGTTTTATTTTTCACATTGGCAATTGGCTGAACCGTACCGGCTTCCGTTTCTTCTTCCGGCTCTTCTCCTGGCTGCTCTTGCCCGTGTGAACCAATTGTTTCAAATGCATCTTTAGCAGTTGTTTCCCACTGTTCTGACACAAAGACTGTGCTGCCTTCTGTCACATCAGCGGACCGCATCAGGCCTGTATCTTTCGCTGTATTCTGATCATTGCCAATTTCACCGACCACATCTAACACTGCATCATTCTGCTGCAGTGCAACAGCATCATTACCATTAAAGTTAATCACACTGCCATTGGTCATATCTGCTTTGGCTAGCAATGCTTCACTCGCACGCGGATTAGCAATGACGTATGTATCTCCCGGTGCTAATGTACCCGTTAGCGTCATCTGTGCTGACGCCTCTGTATTCCCGTTAAAATAACCAGCGAGTTCGAAAGTGCTCAGATTAATTGCTTCATCTGTCGGGTTATAAAGCTCTATTGCCTTGTTATACGAGCTTCCTTCGACATACTCCGATAAGATTGGTGACTTCTGAGATTCTGCTGCCTGTACATCAGCAGCGAAACTTGGTAAAACTCCAGAAAAGATTAGTGCAGCTACTGCAAAAATGGATATTGCCTTTTTGCCCATCTACATGATTCCCCCAAAATAGTAGTAAGTTCAGCAAAAACTCCCAAACTCCGTCAATTACCATATTAGCGGTAAATTGGGTTGTCTGATATAGGAGGAAAGTTTTGATTCTAGTAAAGATTCTGTAAATAGAGCTGCTGCTGCTAGACAAAAAGAAAAAAGCAGCCGAAGCTGCTTTTTAAGTAAGTGGATAGGCATCCATATAGGCTTGTGCGGCGCGCAGGACACGAGCATCTTCAAATCTGTTTGCGGCGATCTGCATGCCGATAGGCAAACCGTTTCGGGACAAACCAGCAGGAAGTGAAGCGGATGGAAGACCTGTGACGTTATATGCATGCGTCATCATCCAATCTGCATCTTCCTTCACAACTTGTCCGTCAATTACAGATGGTCCGAGTAAGTGATAATCAAAAGCCGGTACAGCTAAAGTTGGTGAGAGCACCAAATCGTAATCTTGAAGCACAGTTTGGAGTCGGTTCCAAACGGTAGTCCGATTGCGTTCATAAGCGCGGTATTCAGAAGCCATTAACGGCTTGCCTTTTTCGATCATCTCGCGATAGGAGTCAGACACCCATTCAGGATGTTCTTCAAGCAGCTTCGCACTGCCTGCTGCAGAAGCAGCATACCACATGCTTGTAAAAAATCCATTAAACTGATGGCGATCCATATCAAAGTTAAGGTCAACAACTTCAACTGACATTCCGAGAGCCCGCCAGTGATCAAAGGTTGCTTCGACTACCTTTCGCACCTCCGGATCAACTGCATACATGCCGAAATCCGGTGTATATGCAATACGAAGGCCTTTTGCTTGTTCCTCTAAATAGGAAGAACCAATATGCTTGTCTAATAACGGCAGGCTGAACGGGTCAGTTGCAGACGGTCCTTGTACTGCTTCTAAGAACATAGCACTGTCATCTGGTTTCTTGGAGAGCGGCCCATGATTAACGAAAGGATCACTAGATCCGAAAACATTGTTCAGATTATTATCCATTGGAATGCGGCCATATGTTGGCTTAAATCCGAAAATACCGCAGAGACTGGCAGGTATACGAATGGATCCTCCGCCATCGCTTCCTTCTGCCAGCGGCACCATGCCTGCAGCTACAGCAGCAGCAGAACCGCCGCTGGAGCCTCCGGCTGTTTTCGTGTGATCCCAAGGATTTACCGTAGCGCCAAACACTAAATTATCTGTCGTCCCTTTATGGCCGAATTCAGGTGTATTCGTTTTGCCCATAATGAGTGCACCTGCCTGGCGAAGTCGCTTCACAATCGTTGCGTCTCGATCAGCAATAAAGTCTTTGGCTGCTGGGGACCCAAAAGTAGTCCGCATTCCTTTTACTGGCGTTAAATCTTTAATGCCGACTGGTATGCCATGCAGCAAACCGGTACGATCACCACGCATCACGGCCGCTTCCGCTTCCTTCGCATCAGCAAGCAAATTATTGTTCATCGTAACGAAAGCATTGATGTCTCCGTTCAATTTTTCCGTCTGCTCCATATAATAGGAAGCAACCTCGACTGGAGAGATTTCTTTATTTTTAATCTCTGTCACTAGTTCTCGTACTGATTTGCCTTCCACTTCTATCGCCCCTTCATTATCTCTGCATCTACATGTATCATAACGCTAGCTTGTCTCGCATTCAACCTCAGAGAACCATTGCAGCAATCCAGCCAAGGGCAATGACTGGCAAGTTATAATGCAAGAAGGTTGGAACAACACTGTCCCAAATATGATTGTGCTGCCCGTCTGCGTTCAGTCCTGCAGTTGGTCCAAGCGTGGAATCAGATGCCGGAGATCCCGCATCTCCTAATGCTCCAGCTGTTCCAACTAAAGCAATCACTGCAAGCGGACTGAATCCTAATTCGGTAGCTAATGGTACGAAAATAGTGGCAATAACCGGAATTGTGGAGAAGGATGAGCCAATCCCCATTGTCACAAGAAGCCCGACTACTAGCATTAATAGTGCTCCTAATGCTTGGCTGCCGTTTATAGCGTTTGCCGCACTCTCAACTAAACCTTCGACATCGCCTGTTTCTCCAATAACATTTGCAAAACCAGAAGCAGCAATCATGACGAAACCGATAAATGCCATAAGCCGCATTCCGTTCGTCAGGATGCTATCTGCTTCCTTCCACTTCAATGTACCTGTTGCATATAAAACTACAATCCCGGCAAGTGCACCAAAGATCATCGAATCCGTCCAAATTTGAACAGACAATGCCGCAACGATAGCAAGTATAGAAAAAATTAATGTACGTACTTTAAATTGGCTGTTTTCCTTTTTCACTTCATCTGGAACCGGCAGCTCCCTGTCTTCATAAACACGAGGCTTCCGATAAGTAAAGAGTGCGATTAACAATCCAATTATCATACCGCATGCTGGAAAAATCATTGCTTTGGTAACTTGATTAGAAGTAACTTCAAGACCATTCGACGTGATATTACTCGCCACAAGCCCTTGGAATATTTCGCCGTAACCGACTGGCAGAGACATGTAAGGCGTCACGAGACCAAAAGTCAGTATAGTTGCTGTTAAACGCCGGTCAATCTTTAGGTCATTCAGAATGCTCAACAATGGTGGAATGAGTAATGGGATAAATGCAATATGCACGGGAATCGCATTCTGAGATAAACACGCCATAAGTAAGATTAAAATCAGCACAAGTGCTCGGGAGCGTTTCTTGGAATATGCCGTCTCTTTTTTTCCGCTAATAGAAATGATGCCGCGAACCATTGCTTCTGGCAGTCCTGTACTAGCAATTGCCACAGCGAACCCGCCTAGCATAGCATAACTAAGGGCAACTTCAGCTCCTCCGCCAACTCCGTCTGTAAAGGCGGTTAAAGTGCCATCTGTACCAAGACCGCCGACCAAGCCACCAGCAATTGCTCCGCATATAAGAGAGAAAACTACATTGACTCGTAACAAACTTAAAATTAGTACTAAAATAACGCCAATCACTACTGCGTTCACTTCAAATTCCTCCATCGCTTTATTATGGTAAAGTATTAAAGTATAATAACAGATACTCCAGGTTTTTGTCAATCACATGACCGTTTGTTAACTACTAAAATAGCGTTCGAGCGCCGCTCATCCGGAGCTAGGTAAAGAGATAATTTATTATCAAACACAAAGACGGAATAGACGTAGACAAAATCAATAACATAACTTTTTCTACTATCTCGCTAATAACCTAGCTAATTACAGAGGATGAAAAGATAAATTACTGGTTAAATACTGATTCCATAAAAAGAAAAATCCGAACTAATGTGAATTCATCTGCTGAATTCTATACTAAGTTCGGATTTTGCTTGATGAAGATATATTTGTCTAAATCGAGCTATGCTATTCTGAAATAATCACATCAATCAGCTTGAATGTTGTGACGTCGGCAAGCCCGCGGTTTGTGATTCGGATTTCTGGGATTACCGGCAGCGCAATTAGGGAGAATGTCATGACTGGGTCTGTCATGCTGCAGCCGAGTTTTTCCCACGCTTTGACTAGGTCGCTTACTTGGCTGACGACTGTTTCTAGCGGCTGATCTGACATGAGACCTGCGATCGGCATTGGCAGTTCAGCTAGAATCTCACCGTTGCGTACAGCAACCAAACCGCCGCCAATTTCAGCGAGTCTGTTGGCTGCAATAGCCATATCCTCTCGGTCAACGCCCATTACAAGCAGGTTATGACTGTCATGTGCCACCGTTGATGCCACTGCACCTTGCTCGAATTGGAAGCCGTGCACGAACACATTAGAGATTTGGCCGGTACCTTTATGCCGTTCAATACAAGACAAATGAATGATGTCTTGGTTCTTATCAATTTGTACTGCTCCATTTTCCACTTGCAGTGTTGCTGTCATTTTCTCTGTACGTGCACTTCCTTCAATTGCTTTGACAACATGCACGTGCACATCACCGTCTGGGCGATCTGTCCTATGAAGGAAATCATCTGCCTGCATGTCACGGGCTAGATGCACAGAGCTTCGGACTGTTTCTGGATATGTATAAGTTGGGAATTGCTGCTGCAGTTCTCCATTTGCATACTGCATACGGCCGTCTGCTATGACAACAGATGCTTCCATCTTGTGCAAATCTTCTACAACGAGCAGGTCTGCAAATTTACCGGCACTGATACTGCCAATATCGTTTTCCATATGGAAATAACGAGCAGAGTTGATTGTCGCCAATTGGATTGCTGTTACAGGGTTCAGCCCTTCTTCAATGGCACGGCGAACAACATGATTCATATGCCCTTTTGTAATTAAAGTTTCCGGATAAACATCATCTGTCACTAATGAGATATTGCGTGTATCCACATTATATTCTGTAATTACTTTGATTACTTCCTTCACATCGCGCCATGCGGATCCTTCTCGAATTTGCACATGCAAACCTGCGCGAAGCTTATGTAATGCATCTTCTTTCGCAATCGTTTCATGATCAGACGTTACACCCGCTGCAATATAGGCTTCTAATGCATACGGATCTTCTGAAGGGAAATGACCGGTTACAGTTTTGTTTGCTTTCATTGTTTCAGCAATTTCGCCAAGCATCTTGGCCTCGCCATGCACAACACCTGGGAAGTTCATTACTTCACCGAGACCTTGCACGTTATCCCAGCTGAGTCCTTCCTGTATATCGGCAACTGTCAGACTGGCACCTGCATCTTCTAAATCATCCGT from Terribacillus sp. DMT04 encodes the following:
- a CDS encoding amidase codes for the protein MEGKSVRELVTEIKNKEISPVEVASYYMEQTEKLNGDINAFVTMNNNLLADAKEAEAAVMRGDRTGLLHGIPVGIKDLTPVKGMRTTFGSPAAKDFIADRDATIVKRLRQAGALIMGKTNTPEFGHKGTTDNLVFGATVNPWDHTKTAGGSSGGSAAAVAAGMVPLAEGSDGGGSIRIPASLCGIFGFKPTYGRIPMDNNLNNVFGSSDPFVNHGPLSKKPDDSAMFLEAVQGPSATDPFSLPLLDKHIGSSYLEEQAKGLRIAYTPDFGMYAVDPEVRKVVEATFDHWRALGMSVEVVDLNFDMDRHQFNGFFTSMWYAASAAGSAKLLEEHPEWVSDSYREMIEKGKPLMASEYRAYERNRTTVWNRLQTVLQDYDLVLSPTLAVPAFDYHLLGPSVIDGQVVKEDADWMMTHAYNVTGLPSASLPAGLSRNGLPIGMQIAANRFEDARVLRAAQAYMDAYPLT
- a CDS encoding Na+/H+ antiporter family protein, with product MNAVVIGVILVLILSLLRVNVVFSLICGAIAGGLVGGLGTDGTLTAFTDGVGGGAEVALSYAMLGGFAVAIASTGLPEAMVRGIISISGKKETAYSKKRSRALVLILILLMACLSQNAIPVHIAFIPLLIPPLLSILNDLKIDRRLTATILTFGLVTPYMSLPVGYGEIFQGLVASNITSNGLEVTSNQVTKAMIFPACGMIIGLLIALFTYRKPRVYEDRELPVPDEVKKENSQFKVRTLIFSILAIVAALSVQIWTDSMIFGALAGIVVLYATGTLKWKEADSILTNGMRLMAFIGFVMIAASGFANVIGETGDVEGLVESAANAINGSQALGALLMLVVGLLVTMGIGSSFSTIPVIATIFVPLATELGFSPLAVIALVGTAGALGDAGSPASDSTLGPTAGLNADGQHNHIWDSVVPTFLHYNLPVIALGWIAAMVL
- the ade gene encoding adenine deaminase, which codes for MGKRTKQYEAAKRLGEVALGKRPADLIIRDGILVNVFTGELLEHTDVVISDDRIALVGKAAAEHEGPDTKIVEANGHYLVPGLIDGHMHVESTMLSVTEFSKAALAKGTTTVFMDPHEIANVFGAEGVRYMHEEGQQLPLKVYTTFPSCVPATDDLEDAGASLTVADIQEGLSWDNVQGLGEVMNFPGVVHGEAKMLGEIAETMKANKTVTGHFPSEDPYALEAYIAAGVTSDHETIAKEDALHKLRAGLHVQIREGSAWRDVKEVIKVITEYNVDTRNISLVTDDVYPETLITKGHMNHVVRRAIEEGLNPVTAIQLATINSARYFHMENDIGSISAGKFADLLVVEDLHKMEASVVIADGRMQYANGELQQQFPTYTYPETVRSSVHLARDMQADDFLHRTDRPDGDVHVHVVKAIEGSARTEKMTATLQVENGAVQIDKNQDIIHLSCIERHKGTGQISNVFVHGFQFEQGAVASTVAHDSHNLLVMGVDREDMAIAANRLAEIGGGLVAVRNGEILAELPMPIAGLMSDQPLETVVSQVSDLVKAWEKLGCSMTDPVMTFSLIALPVIPEIRITNRGLADVTTFKLIDVIISE